The sequence below is a genomic window from Sorangiineae bacterium MSr12523.
TCGAATCGAGGGGAAAACAGCATCGCCACATTTGCCGTGCAGGACGCGGGGGCGAAGCTGGAGTTCCTCGGCACATCGACCTCCGGCGGCAATTGGCCGCGACACTTCACCTTCAGCCCCGATGAGCGCTGGATGTACATATCGAATCAGCGCTCCGGTAAGGTGACGTGGCTTCCACGCGACCCATCGACCGGACGCCTTGGAGCTCCGGCCGGTTCGATCGACGTGCCCACGGCCGCCATCGTTTTGTTTCACTGAGAAAGAATCACAGGGAGGCGGGGAGTCGGGGAGATTTCGGGTTTGAAGATTCAAACCCCTAAAAACTCCCCGTCTTCCCCTGATGATTGGTTCCATCGTCGCTAGCGCAGGGAATTTCTCGCGTCGCCGGCCGCTTTGCGAGGCATGCAGAGCGACGGCGATCGGGTTTGGGCGTGGGAAGAGTTTAGGCGGCTCGAAGTCGATGACGAGAGGCTAAGGCCACGGACAATGCGGATGGTCCGCCGCGCCATGGAGCGCGGCGGCGGCCGTATTTCCGAGGTTTTCTGCGATGCGGCGGAGCGCCAGGGAGCCTACGACCTACTGGAAGGTGCTCGGGTGTCCGGCGAAGCCCTCATGGCTTCGATGAGCGCTGCATGCGTCGAGCGCGGTGATGACGGCGAATTTGTGCTCATCCCCATCGATGGCAGCAACATTCGAGTCGTCGATCGCGACAAGCGCACCGACCTAGGTCTTGTAGGTACCTACACCAATAATGCACGTGGGCTCCAGGTTGTCAGTGCGCTCGCCGTTACAGAGCACGGTACACCGCTCGGGCTATGCGCGCAGACCTGGTGGACACGCTCAACGAAGAAGAAACCGCGTTCTCACTCGACATATCGTCCGGTTCACGAGCGTGAAAGTCGTTACACCGTATGGACGATCCAAGATGCCTTGCGCAGTTACTCGCAGAGCAAATGTAAGCCATGGATCGTCGTCGACCGTGGCGGTGACGCGACGGTCATCCTCGATGAGCTCGTCCGAAGCAGGGCAAGATTCACCGTGCGCTGCTCATGGAATCGGTGCGTCGGAAACCGGAATACCCAGGCAAAACTTCGAGGCGTTCTCGCCAATCAGCGGGTGCAGGCGCACTACACGGTGCATGTTCCACCTGGTCACAAACGGAAGGAGCGTCTCGCGCGCGTGGCAGTGCGACGAGCATCGGTCGAGCTCAATCTGAAGCACGACTGGCAGGCGAAACGTTCCAACCCGACGCTCAACGTTCTTTGGATCCACGAGAGCCGGCCTCCACACGGAGAAAAGCCACTCGATTGGATGCTTTACACGAACAGTCCCATCGAGACGGTGAACGATATGCTGCGCGTCGTGCACAGCTACACGATGCGCTGGCGCATCGAGGACTTTCACAAGACCTGGAAGTCCGGCCATTGCCGAGTGGAAGAAATACGGCTTCGCTCTGCGGCCGCGGTCAGGACTTGGGCTACGCTCCTCGCTGCCGTGGCTACTCGAATCGAACGCCTTAAACATCTCGCCCGTACAGAACCGGACCTTGCCGCCACCGTCGAGCTCTCCGACATCGAACTCGACGCGCTCAAGCTCCTCAAGCGCCAGCAGAAAAAAAAGACCGAGGTGGTAGGAGACGGAGTTCCGACCATCGCCGTCGCCGTGCGGTGGATCGCCGACCTTGGTGGCTACACAGGCAAATCCTCCGGAGGCCCGCCAGGTGCTACTACCATCGGCCGAGGACTCGAAGACCTTGCAGTTGCGGCCCGAGTCCTCTCAATGGTCCGCGAAAACCCGAAAGAATTCGGACTCGCGCGGATGAAGCGATGAATGGTCAGCCGTCTTCCCGTCTCCCTGTTTAATCTTCTTCGGCTATACGCTGGCCGCGCGCGGCGTGTGGTGCAGGCGGAAGCGGCGCGGGGACGTTTGGGTCCACCGCCGGAACGTGCGGAAGAACGAGCCGACTTCGCCGAACCCCAGTTGAAGTGCAATTGCACCCAGGGGGCGGGCGGTATCGGCGAGGTATTGGCACGCGAGTTCGCGCCGCACGCAATCGACCTCGTGCGTGAAACTGCTCCCTACTTGCTGCAATCGGCGCTGCAAGGTGCGCGGGCTCACCCCGAGGGTGCGCGCAACATCCCGCATCTCCGGGTTGCCGTTGACGCCGCCGTTCGTGCCATTGGCGTCATTGGAGAATGCCGCGCGTAGGCACTCCCGCACACGCCCGGGCAGCTCCGTGGACGACGGAGGCGAGGGCAACAGGAAGTTGGCCAGCTGCTGTCCGACGACGAACGGGTCGCAGCCCGGTGCGGCTTCTTTTTGGCCTTCAGCGAGCTCTTGCACGATCTGAAGGACCATGGCGATCACGAACTCGTTGCCGCTGCGCGTAAGGCAGTCAGGATCGGCCGTGGAGAGGCGCTCCTGCAGAGCGAGGTACTTGTCGCGTTCCTCGTTCGTCATCGCGGTAGTGCGCCAGTGTTCGATTATTTTCCCTTCGTGGAAACGCTCGATCTGCATCTGTTCGATCTCGATACGACGCCCGGTAGGCGCGATTCCGAACAGATTTCCTTCGTGCGTTCCGCGTTTGACGACGCGCACCGCCACACGATCTCCATCGTGCAGCTCGTCCCGGACGTCGTAGCGCAGATCCGGGAAGGCCATTCTCATGGCCAAGATCACGCGCTTCAAGCCCTCCGGTCCGGCCGGTTGACCGGGCAGTGCGGACGGATGATTGATGTAATTTGGATGGAGCAGGTCGTCCAGTAGCTCGACACGCCCTTGATTCCAAACTTCACCGAAATAACGAGTTACTACTCGGCTGTGAATCTGCCGCGACAACGAAGCCTCCCTACAACGGCTTCGACAACGAAGCCTCCCTACGAACGGCTATTTCTCTAAGCCAAGACGGCTAAGAAATCGAGAGCGATTCGGAAAGATTTCGAACTGAGAAATCGAATTTCCTTCACGGAATGCTTCGCTCTGGCCATTACCATTTTGGATTAGACCAACGAGGCGAGAGCACCGGGAAGGTTTTCGTGCTCGAACGCGTATCCGCTTCGTTTGGCCGCCGCAGGAAAAGCTCTCTGCGAGAAGAGAACGGCGTCGCTGAATTCGCCGAGCGCAATCCGAAGTGCCATTTTTGGCATTGCGCAAATCGTCGGACGACGGATGGCTTTTCCTAGAGCCCGCGTGAATTCTGCATTGGTAACGGGATTGGGTGACACGGCATTCACCGGTCCGGAGAGCTCGTCCTTACGGCTCGCGTGAAGCAAAATGCCGACGGCGTCGTCGATGTGGATCCAGGGCCACCACTGATTGCCGTCGCCGAGGCGTCCGCCAACGCCCATCTTGAAAGGTCCGATCATTCGCCCAAGCGCGCCACCCTTGGCCGCGAGTACCAGGCCGATGCGAACGCAGATGACGCGAAGTCCGGACTCGCGTGCGGCCATGGCCTCGCGCTCCCAATCTGCGCAGACTTGCGCGAGAAAGTCGTGTCCGCTGGGCGCATTTTCGTCGAGCTCATCATCTCCGCGGTCGCCGTAGTAGCCCACGGCCGATGCCGAAACGAGGACGCGTGGTCGGCCATCGTTAGAAGGTGCAGCGCGGAGTGCGCTCACGAGGTTGCGTGTGCCGAGCACACGGCTCTCGTAGATGCGACGCTTCTTCTCCTCTGTCCATCGCTCGCCGACGGGTTCTCCCGCCAAATTGAAAATCACGTCAGCGTGGCGCACGGCCTCGGCGGGCGCGGGGCCCGCCGTTGGATCCCAGCCGTACACTTTCGGGATGGATCCTCCTGACGATGCGAACTCGCTCCGTGCGCGATCCGGATTTCGAGAGAGGACGGTCGCAATCTCGAGTTTCGAGAGAAGCGCCTTGCCCAGGAGACCCGTAGCACCGGTCAGGAGTGTTCTCACGACTACTTCGCCGTCGCGGACTGTGGCAGTTTGGTGCGCACCTTCTCTTTGAGTGCGGTCACCGCGTCGGCATATGTTTTCTTGGCGGCCTTGATGCGGTCCTCGGTCCGCTTTTGAAGATCGCTCGCCTGCTTCTTCGAGGACTCGAGCGACGTCTTGCTGCGAACCATATCGGCCACGCGCGCTTCGCTCGCCTTCTTCTCCGCGTCGGTGCGTCCGGGTTCCTTCTGGAAGTTGCGCTCGGACTCGATGAACGCGTCGGCGGTGCTCTGGACCTGCGCGGCATCTTCGATCATGCGATCGAGCCGCAGCTTGCGTTCGACGAGTTCGATATGGACCAGATAACTCGCGTAGCTGATGTCGTCGGCCTGCTTCTCCAGCGTGCTGACGTTGTCCTTGCCGAGCGCCTCGCGGTAGCGCTCGATGATCAAGTGCGCCTCGTTGGCGCTGCGTAGCCGCTTTTCGAGTTGGGTGTCGACCCCTTCTTTCAGGGCGTGGGCCGCAACCCCACCCAACTCGACATCACAATTTTTTTGCTTCGCGGCGTACTGACAACTCCAGCTCACCTTTTTCGCAATGTCCGA
It includes:
- a CDS encoding ester cyclase, producing MSRQIHSRVVTRYFGEVWNQGRVELLDDLLHPNYINHPSALPGQPAGPEGLKRVILAMRMAFPDLRYDVRDELHDGDRVAVRVVKRGTHEGNLFGIAPTGRRIEIEQMQIERFHEGKIIEHWRTTAMTNEERDKYLALQERLSTADPDCLTRSGNEFVIAMVLQIVQELAEGQKEAAPGCDPFVVGQQLANFLLPSPPSSTELPGRVRECLRAAFSNDANGTNGGVNGNPEMRDVARTLGVSPRTLQRRLQQVGSSFTHEVDCVRRELACQYLADTARPLGAIALQLGFGEVGSFFRTFRRWTQTSPRRFRLHHTPRAASV
- a CDS encoding TIGR01777 family oxidoreductase is translated as MRTLLTGATGLLGKALLSKLEIATVLSRNPDRARSEFASSGGSIPKVYGWDPTAGPAPAEAVRHADVIFNLAGEPVGERWTEEKKRRIYESRVLGTRNLVSALRAAPSNDGRPRVLVSASAVGYYGDRGDDELDENAPSGHDFLAQVCADWEREAMAARESGLRVICVRIGLVLAAKGGALGRMIGPFKMGVGGRLGDGNQWWPWIHIDDAVGILLHASRKDELSGPVNAVSPNPVTNAEFTRALGKAIRRPTICAMPKMALRIALGEFSDAVLFSQRAFPAAAKRSGYAFEHENLPGALASLV
- a CDS encoding IS4 family transposase, whose amino-acid sequence is MRMVRRAMERGGGRISEVFCDAAERQGAYDLLEGARVSGEALMASMSAACVERGDDGEFVLIPIDGSNIRVVDRDKRTDLGLVGTYTNNARGLQVVSALAVTEHGTPLGLCAQTWWTRSTKKKPRSHSTYRPVHERESRYTVWTIQDALRSYSQSKCKPWIVVDRGGDATVILDELVRSRARFTVRCSWNRCVGNRNTQAKLRGVLANQRVQAHYTVHVPPGHKRKERLARVAVRRASVELNLKHDWQAKRSNPTLNVLWIHESRPPHGEKPLDWMLYTNSPIETVNDMLRVVHSYTMRWRIEDFHKTWKSGHCRVEEIRLRSAAAVRTWATLLAAVATRIERLKHLARTEPDLAATVELSDIELDALKLLKRQQKKKTEVVGDGVPTIAVAVRWIADLGGYTGKSSGGPPGATTIGRGLEDLAVAARVLSMVRENPKEFGLARMKR